The following proteins are encoded in a genomic region of Rhizobium sp. CCGE531:
- a CDS encoding DUF502 domain-containing protein, with the protein MTEKLIKMSLTTRIRNNFLAGLIICAPIAITLWLTWSVVHWADSWVRPYIPARYDPESYLNFAVPGTGLLIAMIFITIVGFLAKNLIGQSIVRLGESIVNRVPLVRTIYKSVKQIFETVLKEQGTSFKKVGLIEYPSPGLWSMVFVSTDAKGEIASKFNAMGQDMVAVFLPPTPVPTAGFLVFVPREKITMLDMSPEDGAKLLISGGLVSPEYKEELVAAKGPPRPVPIKSLT; encoded by the coding sequence ATGACTGAAAAGCTCATCAAAATGTCCCTGACCACGCGGATCAGAAACAATTTCCTGGCCGGTTTGATTATCTGCGCTCCGATTGCCATCACGCTCTGGCTGACCTGGTCCGTCGTGCATTGGGCCGATAGCTGGGTCCGCCCCTATATTCCCGCGCGCTACGACCCTGAGAGCTATCTCAATTTTGCCGTTCCCGGCACCGGCCTGCTGATCGCGATGATCTTCATCACGATCGTCGGTTTTCTCGCCAAGAACCTGATCGGCCAGAGCATCGTCCGCCTCGGCGAGTCGATCGTCAATCGCGTTCCGCTGGTGCGGACCATCTACAAGAGCGTCAAGCAGATCTTCGAGACCGTCCTGAAGGAGCAGGGCACGTCGTTCAAGAAGGTGGGTCTCATCGAATATCCGAGCCCCGGCCTCTGGTCCATGGTGTTCGTATCGACGGATGCCAAGGGCGAGATCGCCTCGAAATTCAACGCCATGGGCCAGGACATGGTCGCGGTCTTCCTGCCGCCGACACCCGTGCCCACGGCCGGCTTTCTAGTCTTCGTTCCGCGCGAAAAGATCACGATGCTCGACATGAGTCCTGAGGATGGCGCCAAGCTTCTGATTTCCGGTGGCCTGGTTTCGCCCGAATACAAGGAAGAGCTGGTCGCGGCGAAGGGACCGCCCAGGCCTGTTCCGATAAAGTCCCTGACTTAA
- a CDS encoding esterase-like activity of phytase family protein: MRYMRSKSLPLLSAVLATFVFSAPVAALADSSVAVQGVTIVNKGRVAVGRIPANLRDKFGETFGSGSGMSIDAKSWVRNADGTYKGSLWLLPDRGYNAVGTTDYRPRLNTIDVTLSPVAPGATPRAGKEQAGVDAKLADTLLLKDDKGADTTGLDPANGSRHPEGSMPLLPQAPNGKVSLDTEAIARLPDGTMFISDEYGPYIYRFAADGRMMSATPPPAALLPMRNGAVNFASNNPGPGESAPDPKDPTSGRQNNQGLEGMSLTPDGKFLIAVLQSATRQDGGDSSSTRQNTRALVYDAADPANLKLVHEYVVPLPVFTDAKGKTAVAAQSEIVALSPQTFLMLARDSNNGYGVKGDKSLFRSIVAVDVSTATDIAGKFDADKPVAPKGVLEASVKPAAVSQFIDINDSADLARFGLHNGAPSDRNNLSEKWEAMSLLSVMDPKQPDDYFLFVANDNDFLTQDGYQVGAAYKGDGGGDVDTMFQVFQVTIPGLSAK, encoded by the coding sequence TTGAGATATATGCGTTCGAAGAGCTTGCCGCTGCTGTCGGCCGTGCTTGCCACATTTGTTTTCTCCGCGCCGGTCGCGGCGCTCGCGGATAGCTCCGTCGCGGTCCAAGGCGTGACGATCGTCAACAAGGGACGCGTCGCGGTCGGCCGCATCCCGGCCAACCTGCGTGACAAGTTCGGCGAGACCTTCGGTTCCGGTTCGGGCATGTCGATCGATGCCAAGAGCTGGGTTCGCAATGCCGACGGTACCTACAAGGGTTCGCTGTGGCTGCTGCCGGACCGCGGCTACAATGCCGTCGGTACGACCGACTATCGTCCGCGCCTGAACACTATCGACGTCACTCTGAGCCCGGTCGCGCCCGGTGCGACGCCGCGGGCCGGCAAGGAGCAGGCAGGCGTCGATGCCAAGCTTGCCGACACCCTGCTTCTGAAGGACGACAAGGGCGCCGACACGACCGGCCTCGACCCGGCCAATGGCAGTCGCCATCCGGAAGGTAGCATGCCGCTGTTGCCCCAGGCGCCGAACGGCAAGGTCTCGCTCGACACCGAAGCCATCGCGCGTCTGCCTGATGGCACGATGTTCATCAGCGACGAGTACGGTCCTTACATCTACCGCTTCGCCGCCGATGGCCGCATGATGTCCGCCACTCCTCCGCCGGCTGCGCTGCTGCCGATGCGCAACGGCGCCGTCAACTTCGCCTCCAACAACCCCGGTCCCGGCGAATCCGCTCCGGATCCGAAGGATCCGACCAGCGGCCGCCAGAACAACCAGGGCCTGGAAGGGATGTCGCTGACGCCGGACGGCAAGTTCCTGATTGCCGTGCTGCAGTCCGCGACTCGCCAGGATGGCGGCGATTCCAGCTCCACACGACAGAACACCCGCGCGCTGGTCTATGATGCCGCCGATCCGGCAAATCTGAAGCTGGTTCACGAATATGTCGTGCCGCTGCCGGTCTTCACCGATGCCAAGGGCAAGACGGCGGTCGCCGCCCAGAGCGAAATCGTTGCACTCTCGCCGCAGACATTCCTGATGCTGGCGCGTGACAGCAACAACGGTTATGGCGTGAAAGGCGATAAGTCGCTCTTCCGCAGCATCGTCGCTGTCGATGTCTCCACCGCCACCGATATTGCCGGCAAGTTCGATGCCGACAAGCCGGTCGCGCCCAAGGGCGTTCTCGAAGCCTCGGTGAAGCCGGCTGCAGTCAGCCAGTTCATCGACATCAACGACAGCGCCGATCTCGCCCGCTTCGGCCTTCACAACGGCGCGCCGAGCGACCGCAACAACCTCTCGGAAAAGTGGGAGGCGATGTCGCTCTTGAGCGTCATGGATCCGAAGCAGCCGGATGATTACTTCCTGTTCGTCGCCAACGACAACGACTTCCTGACCCAGGACGGCTATCAGGTCGGCGCAGCCTACAAGGGTGACGGCGGAGGCGATGTCGACACCATGTTCCAGGTGTTCCAGGTCACCATTCCCGGCCTTTCTGCCAAGTAA
- the recG gene encoding ATP-dependent DNA helicase RecG — protein sequence MRPAILDPLFASISSLPGVGPKVSELLVKLLDRETIDDCRVIDLIFHAPHSIIDRREQPGIARAPQGAIVTITGRVDRHQPPPNPRSNVPYRVYLHDETGELALVFFRGKAQWLEKQLPIDETVTVSGKVDWFNGRPSMVHPDYIMRESEAENLPLVEPVYPLTAGLSPKFLRKTIEAALPRIPQLPEWDDLALAQKQGFPSISDSFHMLHAPRDAADIDPQAPARRRLAYDEFLAGQLSLSLVRQRLRKVAGQPVLATGEISDKILESLPFSMTNSQRDAVADILKDMAGTERMLRLLQGDVGAGKTLVALMAIAAVIESGGQAVLMAPTEILARQHHATISKFAASANLSVEVLTGRTKGRERDAILERIASGEAQIIIGTHALFQDSVAYANLMLAVVDEQHRFGVHQRLRLTAKGISPHMLVMTATPIPRTLVLAAFGDMDVSKLTEKPAGRKPIQTITIPNERTGDIVARLKSALTEGKKAYWICPLVEESEESDLMSVEERHDTLTKALGPGVGLIHGRMSGPEKDAVMMAFKNGEIRLLVATTVVEVGVDVPDATIMVIEHAERFGLAQLHQLRGRVGRGDEASTCILLYKGPLGETGHARLSIMRDTEDGFRIAEEDLKLRGEGELLGTRQSGTPGFRIASLEAHADLLEIARKDAAYLIERDPELTGERGMAVRTLLYLFRRDEAIRFLRAG from the coding sequence ATGCGTCCCGCCATCCTCGACCCGCTGTTTGCCTCTATATCCTCGCTGCCCGGCGTCGGGCCGAAGGTATCCGAGTTGCTGGTGAAGCTGCTCGACCGCGAAACGATCGACGATTGCCGCGTCATCGACCTTATTTTCCACGCGCCGCATTCGATCATCGACCGGCGCGAACAGCCGGGTATCGCCCGCGCGCCGCAGGGGGCCATCGTCACCATTACCGGCCGCGTCGATCGCCATCAGCCGCCGCCCAATCCGCGCAGCAATGTGCCCTATCGCGTCTATCTGCATGACGAAACCGGCGAGCTTGCGCTGGTCTTCTTCCGCGGCAAGGCGCAATGGCTCGAAAAGCAGCTGCCGATCGATGAAACCGTCACCGTCAGCGGCAAGGTCGACTGGTTCAACGGCCGTCCGTCCATGGTGCATCCGGACTATATCATGCGCGAGAGCGAGGCGGAAAACCTGCCGCTGGTCGAACCGGTCTATCCGTTGACTGCAGGACTCTCGCCGAAATTCCTGCGCAAGACCATCGAGGCGGCGTTGCCGCGCATCCCGCAACTGCCAGAATGGGATGACCTTGCCCTTGCCCAGAAGCAGGGTTTCCCCTCGATATCCGACAGCTTCCACATGCTGCATGCGCCAAGAGACGCGGCCGATATCGATCCGCAGGCACCAGCCCGCCGCCGGCTTGCCTATGACGAATTCCTGGCGGGGCAATTGTCACTTTCTCTGGTTCGCCAAAGGCTGCGCAAGGTTGCGGGACAGCCGGTGCTTGCAACTGGAGAAATCAGCGACAAGATACTGGAATCCCTACCCTTCTCTATGACGAATAGTCAGCGCGATGCAGTCGCCGATATTCTCAAGGACATGGCAGGCACCGAGCGCATGCTCCGGCTGCTGCAGGGCGATGTCGGTGCGGGCAAGACGCTGGTGGCGTTGATGGCGATCGCTGCCGTGATCGAAAGCGGTGGCCAGGCCGTGTTGATGGCACCGACCGAAATTCTCGCCCGGCAACATCATGCAACGATTTCAAAATTTGCAGCAAGTGCAAACCTTTCCGTCGAAGTCCTCACGGGCCGCACGAAGGGGCGCGAGCGGGATGCGATCCTAGAGCGCATTGCCTCCGGTGAGGCGCAGATCATCATCGGCACCCACGCTCTCTTCCAGGATAGCGTCGCCTATGCCAATCTCATGCTGGCTGTCGTCGACGAGCAGCATCGCTTCGGCGTTCACCAGCGCCTGCGCCTGACCGCAAAAGGCATCTCGCCGCATATGCTCGTCATGACTGCGACGCCCATCCCGCGAACCCTGGTACTCGCCGCCTTCGGCGATATGGATGTTTCCAAGCTCACCGAGAAGCCGGCGGGACGCAAGCCGATCCAGACGATCACCATCCCGAACGAGCGAACCGGCGATATTGTCGCGCGATTGAAAAGCGCGCTAACGGAAGGCAAAAAAGCCTATTGGATATGCCCACTTGTGGAGGAATCCGAAGAATCCGATTTAATGTCGGTCGAGGAGCGCCATGACACCTTGACCAAGGCGCTCGGCCCGGGCGTCGGCCTCATCCATGGCCGGATGAGCGGCCCGGAAAAAGATGCCGTCATGATGGCCTTCAAGAATGGCGAGATCCGCCTGCTTGTGGCAACGACGGTCGTCGAAGTGGGTGTCGACGTGCCCGATGCGACGATCATGGTCATCGAACATGCGGAGCGTTTCGGCCTGGCGCAGCTGCATCAGCTGCGCGGGCGGGTCGGACGCGGCGACGAGGCCTCGACCTGTATCCTGCTCTACAAGGGGCCGCTCGGGGAAACCGGCCATGCCCGGCTGTCGATCATGCGCGATACCGAAGACGGCTTCCGGATTGCCGAGGAAGATCTGAAGCTGCGTGGCGAAGGCGAGTTGCTCGGTACGCGCCAGTCCGGCACGCCCGGCTTCCGCATTGCCAGCCTTGAGGCCCATGCCGATCTTCTGGAAATCGCCCGGAAAGATGCCGCCTATCTCATCGAGCGCGACCCGGAGCTGACGGGCGAGCGTGGCATGGCGGTTCGCACCCTGCTCTATCTCTTCCGCCGTGACGAGGCGATCCGGTTCCTGCGGGCGGGATGA
- a CDS encoding succinate dehydrogenase assembly factor 2 has translation MTGLTLSSADLDPRRRRILFRCWHRGIREMDLVFGQFADNKLPHLAEAELDELERIMAEEDNDLVKWILGTQPIPQHLQTPLFERLASYKPDFEEIAERFGLTK, from the coding sequence ATGACTGGGCTTACCCTCAGCAGTGCCGATCTCGATCCCCGTCGTCGGCGCATCCTTTTCCGCTGCTGGCATCGCGGCATTCGCGAGATGGATCTGGTCTTCGGCCAGTTTGCCGACAACAAGCTGCCTCATCTCGCCGAGGCGGAGCTCGATGAGCTCGAGCGCATCATGGCCGAAGAAGACAATGATCTCGTGAAGTGGATCCTCGGCACCCAACCGATACCGCAGCATCTGCAGACGCCGCTCTTTGAGCGTTTGGCCTCCTACAAGCCCGATTTCGAAGAGATCGCCGAAAGATTCGGATTAACGAAATGA
- the mfd gene encoding transcription-repair coupling factor — MIPGFNAKKLLAASEPMTIGHVPAGLEPFLIAEMAKGGQPIAYVMSDGQHMADVEQMLGFIAPEIPVLTLPAWDCLPYDRVSPSSDTSARRLAALSGLIAHHRKPHAAVVLVTVNAMLQKVAPQDIIESLAFSARPGNQVRMDDIAARLERNGFDRVATVREVGEYAVRGGILDVFVPGTEEPVRLDFFGDTLESIRSFDPASQRTTGQIRSLDLNPMSEVTLTPDTISRFRKNYLSAFGAATRDDALYVAVSEGRRYAGMEHWLPLFYEKLETVFDYLRGFRLVTDHTVREAAEERSKLVFDYYDARLHSGQQGKGQMGQGTPYKPVTPGQLYLDGKAFGNALDALGAIRISPFNEHEGEARRVVSLDARQGPRWARSANDSADSERVNVFDAVVKHIADKRASGGKVLISAWTEGSLDRLLQVLSEHGLARVRTIEAFKDLGGLAKGEAAAAVLSLEAGFEAGDLIVIGEQDILGDRMVRRSKRRKRAADFISEVAGLDEGSIVVHAEHGIGRFVGLRTIEAAGAPHACLELQYADDAKLFLPVENIDLLSRYGGEGTEAQLDKLGGGAWQMRKAKLKKRLLDMAGALIRIAAERLTRHAPVLAAPDGLYDEFAARFPYDETDDQMTAIEAVREDLGAGRPMDRLVCGDVGFGKTEVALRAAFVAAMNGAQVAVVVPTTLLARQHFKTFSERFRGLPIRIQQASRLVGAKELALTKKEVSEGKTDIVVGTHALLGAGIQFANLGLLVIDEEQHFGVKHKERLKELKSDVHVLTLSATPIPRTLQLAMTGVRELSLITTPPVDRMAVRTFISPFDSLVIRETLMREHYRGGQSFYVCPRLADLADIHAFLQSDVPELKVAVAHGQMPAGELEDIMNAFYEGRYDVLLSTTIVESGLDVPTANTLIVHRADMFGLAQLYQLRGRVGRSKVRAFALFTLPVNKVLTTTAERRLKVLQSLDTLGAGFQLASHDLDIRGAGNLLGEEQSGHIKEVGFELYQQMLEEAVAEVKGVDEIQDTGWSPQISVGTPVMIPDAYVPDLHLRMALYRRLGEITEIKEIDGFGAEMIDRFGPMPIEVQHLLKIVYIKSLCRIANVEKLDAGPKGVVVQFRNKEFPNPANLVGYIAKQGTMAKIRPDHSVFLTRDLPTPEKRLQGAAVVMTQLAELAK; from the coding sequence ATGATCCCCGGTTTCAACGCGAAGAAGCTGCTCGCCGCCAGCGAGCCGATGACGATCGGTCATGTTCCGGCCGGCCTGGAGCCGTTCCTGATTGCCGAGATGGCAAAGGGCGGACAGCCGATCGCCTATGTCATGTCCGACGGCCAGCACATGGCCGATGTCGAACAGATGCTCGGCTTCATCGCGCCCGAAATTCCGGTACTCACCCTGCCTGCCTGGGATTGCCTTCCCTACGACCGCGTTTCCCCGAGCTCGGACACATCGGCCCGGCGCCTGGCGGCATTGTCCGGCCTCATCGCGCATCATCGCAAGCCGCATGCGGCGGTGGTCTTGGTGACGGTCAACGCCATGCTGCAGAAGGTGGCGCCGCAGGACATTATCGAGAGCCTGGCCTTCTCGGCGCGGCCGGGCAATCAGGTCCGGATGGACGATATCGCGGCGCGCCTCGAGCGCAACGGCTTCGACCGCGTGGCAACCGTGCGCGAAGTCGGCGAATATGCAGTGCGCGGCGGCATTCTCGATGTCTTCGTTCCGGGCACGGAAGAGCCGGTGCGCCTCGATTTCTTCGGAGATACGCTGGAGAGCATCCGCAGTTTCGATCCGGCTAGCCAGCGCACGACGGGGCAGATACGCTCGCTCGATCTCAATCCGATGAGCGAAGTGACCCTGACGCCGGATACGATCAGCCGCTTCCGCAAGAACTATCTCTCCGCCTTCGGCGCCGCCACGCGCGACGACGCGCTTTATGTCGCTGTTTCCGAAGGACGCCGCTATGCCGGCATGGAGCACTGGCTGCCGCTCTTCTACGAGAAGCTGGAGACGGTTTTCGACTATCTCAGGGGCTTCCGGCTGGTGACGGACCATACCGTGCGCGAGGCGGCCGAGGAACGCTCCAAGCTCGTTTTCGACTATTACGACGCCCGCCTGCATTCCGGCCAGCAGGGCAAGGGACAGATGGGGCAGGGCACGCCCTATAAGCCCGTGACGCCCGGCCAGCTCTATCTCGATGGCAAGGCCTTCGGCAACGCGCTCGATGCCTTAGGCGCCATCCGCATCTCGCCCTTCAACGAGCATGAGGGTGAGGCCCGCCGCGTCGTCAGCCTCGATGCCCGGCAGGGTCCGCGCTGGGCACGCTCCGCGAACGATAGCGCCGACAGCGAGCGCGTCAACGTCTTCGATGCCGTCGTCAAGCATATCGCCGACAAACGCGCCTCCGGTGGCAAGGTGCTGATCTCGGCCTGGACCGAAGGTTCGCTCGACCGTCTCCTGCAGGTGCTCTCCGAGCATGGGCTGGCGCGCGTCAGGACGATCGAGGCCTTCAAGGATCTCGGTGGATTGGCAAAGGGTGAGGCGGCGGCTGCCGTGCTCAGCCTGGAAGCGGGTTTCGAGGCCGGCGATCTCATCGTCATCGGCGAGCAGGATATTCTCGGCGACCGCATGGTGCGCCGTTCCAAGCGCCGCAAGCGCGCCGCCGATTTCATCTCGGAAGTGGCAGGCCTCGACGAAGGCTCGATCGTCGTTCATGCCGAACATGGCATCGGTCGCTTCGTCGGGCTGAGGACCATCGAGGCCGCCGGTGCACCGCATGCCTGCCTCGAGCTGCAATATGCCGATGATGCCAAGCTGTTCCTGCCGGTCGAAAACATCGATCTCCTGTCGCGCTATGGCGGCGAGGGCACCGAGGCGCAGCTCGACAAGCTCGGCGGCGGCGCCTGGCAGATGCGCAAGGCCAAGCTCAAGAAGCGCTTGCTTGACATGGCCGGCGCCTTGATCCGCATCGCCGCCGAGCGCCTGACGCGCCATGCGCCGGTGCTGGCGGCGCCGGATGGTCTCTATGACGAGTTCGCCGCCCGCTTCCCCTATGACGAGACCGACGACCAGATGACCGCCATCGAGGCGGTGCGCGAGGATCTCGGCGCCGGCCGGCCGATGGACCGCCTGGTCTGCGGCGACGTCGGCTTCGGCAAGACGGAAGTGGCGTTGCGCGCGGCTTTCGTCGCCGCCATGAACGGCGCGCAGGTCGCCGTCGTCGTGCCGACGACGCTGCTCGCCCGCCAGCATTTCAAGACTTTTTCCGAGCGCTTTCGCGGGCTACCGATCCGCATCCAGCAGGCATCCCGCCTCGTCGGGGCCAAGGAACTGGCGCTGACCAAGAAGGAAGTTTCCGAAGGCAAGACCGACATCGTCGTCGGCACGCATGCGCTGCTCGGCGCTGGCATCCAGTTCGCCAATCTCGGCCTGCTCGTCATCGACGAGGAGCAGCATTTCGGCGTGAAGCATAAGGAGCGCCTGAAGGAGCTGAAGAGTGACGTGCATGTGCTGACGCTGTCGGCGACGCCGATCCCGCGCACATTGCAGCTTGCCATGACGGGCGTGCGCGAGCTGTCGCTCATAACAACGCCGCCGGTCGACCGCATGGCGGTGCGCACCTTCATCTCGCCTTTCGATTCGCTCGTCATCCGCGAAACGCTGATGCGCGAGCATTATCGCGGCGGCCAGAGCTTCTATGTCTGTCCGCGCCTCGCTGATCTCGCCGATATCCATGCCTTCCTGCAATCGGATGTTCCCGAGCTGAAGGTGGCGGTTGCGCATGGCCAGATGCCGGCCGGTGAGCTCGAAGACATCATGAACGCCTTCTACGAAGGCCGTTATGACGTGCTTCTCTCGACCACCATCGTCGAATCCGGCCTCGACGTGCCGACGGCCAACACGCTGATTGTTCACCGCGCCGATATGTTCGGCCTTGCCCAGCTCTATCAGCTCCGTGGTCGCGTCGGCCGCTCCAAGGTCCGCGCCTTCGCGCTGTTCACCCTGCCGGTCAATAAGGTTCTGACCACGACGGCGGAGCGTCGGCTGAAAGTGCTGCAGTCGCTCGATACGCTCGGCGCCGGCTTCCAGCTCGCCAGCCACGATCTCGATATCCGCGGCGCCGGCAATCTGCTTGGCGAGGAACAGTCCGGCCATATCAAGGAAGTGGGCTTCGAGCTTTACCAGCAAATGCTCGAGGAGGCAGTCGCCGAGGTCAAGGGTGTCGACGAAATCCAGGATACCGGTTGGTCGCCGCAGATCTCCGTCGGCACGCCGGTCATGATCCCCGATGCTTACGTGCCCGACCTGCATCTGCGCATGGCGCTCTATCGTCGCCTCGGCGAAATCACCGAAATCAAGGAAATCGACGGTTTCGGAGCCGAAATGATCGATCGCTTCGGCCCCATGCCGATCGAGGTGCAGCATCTCCTGAAGATCGTCTACATCAAGTCGCTCTGCCGCATCGCCAATGTCGAAAAACTGGACGCCGGCCCGAAGGGCGTCGTCGTGCAGTTCCGCAACAAGGAATTCCCGAACCCGGCCAACCTTGTCGGCTACATCGCCAAACAGGGCACCATGGCCAAGATCCGCCCAGACCACAGCGTCTTCCTCACCCGCGACCTGCCGACGCCGGAAAAGCGGCTGCAGGGGGCAGCTGTGGTCATGACGCAGCTGGCGGAATTGGCGAAGTAG
- a CDS encoding RidA family protein translates to MATRNAIFPKDRHTLYEEHGYSAAIRSGDLLFVSGQVGSRMDGSPEPDFEKQVQLAFDNLQATLEAAGCTFDDIVDVTTFHTDPERQFGTIMTIKNRIFNEAPYPNWTAVGVNWLAGFDFEIKVIARIPDAGETDKPQAA, encoded by the coding sequence ATGGCGACGCGTAATGCAATTTTCCCGAAGGATAGACATACGCTTTACGAAGAACATGGCTATTCCGCCGCCATCCGCTCCGGTGATCTGCTGTTCGTTTCCGGCCAGGTCGGCAGCCGTATGGATGGAAGCCCGGAGCCGGATTTCGAAAAGCAGGTCCAGCTTGCCTTCGATAATCTACAGGCAACCTTGGAAGCCGCGGGCTGCACCTTTGACGACATCGTCGATGTCACCACATTCCACACCGATCCCGAGCGGCAATTCGGCACGATCATGACCATCAAGAACCGGATCTTCAACGAGGCGCCCTATCCGAACTGGACGGCAGTCGGCGTCAATTGGCTGGCTGGCTTCGACTTCGAAATCAAGGTTATTGCGCGCATTCCGGACGCCGGAGAGACTGACAAGCCCCAGGCCGCATGA
- a CDS encoding TetR/AcrR family transcriptional regulator — translation MAKRLETMEENRNKLIVAARKAFAEKGFAGASMDELTADVGLTRGALYHNFGDKRGLLAAVVDQIDNEMALRAKAIGEQAGGGWQGLLAEGEAYIEMALDPEVQRIVLLDGPAVLGDPSKWPSQNSCLAGTRQTVSKLLEHEVVKPVDAEAAARLLSGAALNAALWVAASDNPAEVLPKAIEAFRTMASGLLAKA, via the coding sequence ATGGCAAAACGCTTGGAAACGATGGAAGAAAACCGGAACAAGCTTATTGTCGCCGCACGAAAAGCCTTCGCCGAAAAAGGATTTGCCGGCGCATCGATGGACGAGTTGACGGCAGATGTAGGCCTGACGAGAGGCGCGCTCTATCATAATTTTGGAGACAAACGAGGATTGCTCGCCGCCGTCGTTGATCAGATCGACAACGAGATGGCGTTGCGGGCAAAAGCGATCGGCGAGCAGGCAGGCGGTGGCTGGCAAGGCCTGCTTGCGGAAGGCGAAGCCTATATCGAAATGGCTCTCGATCCGGAGGTCCAGCGCATCGTCCTGCTTGACGGGCCGGCGGTGCTGGGCGATCCATCGAAATGGCCCAGCCAGAACAGCTGTCTCGCAGGGACCCGACAGACGGTGTCAAAGCTTCTGGAGCACGAAGTCGTCAAACCGGTCGATGCCGAGGCCGCCGCCCGGCTCCTCTCCGGTGCGGCGCTCAATGCGGCCCTTTGGGTTGCCGCCAGCGACAATCCGGCGGAAGTGCTGCCGAAGGCGATAGAGGCCTTCCGCACAATGGCTTCGGGATTGCTGGCAAAGGCCTGA
- a CDS encoding DsbA family oxidoreductase, producing MERITIDIVSDVVCPWCYLGKARLELAIAEVQDEVGVDLNWRPYRLNPDYPPEGVDQKTALEQKLGGAERVAQGHKMLTDLGREVGIKFDFDAIKIGPNTLDAHRLIHWAVTENREKQDKVVDALFKANFEEGRNVGDHAVLLDIAEKAGLDRSVIATLLASDADRDLIIGEIDAAQKIGVNGVPFFIFDQQYAVSGAQTPDVIAEALRDIAKMKAEARAGMN from the coding sequence ATGGAACGCATTACGATCGATATCGTCTCGGACGTCGTCTGCCCATGGTGCTATCTCGGCAAGGCGCGGCTGGAGCTCGCCATCGCCGAGGTGCAGGACGAGGTGGGCGTCGATTTGAACTGGCGCCCCTACCGCCTAAACCCCGATTATCCGCCCGAAGGCGTCGACCAGAAGACGGCGCTGGAGCAGAAGCTCGGCGGCGCTGAGCGTGTCGCCCAGGGGCACAAGATGCTGACCGATCTCGGCCGCGAAGTCGGCATCAAGTTCGATTTCGACGCCATCAAGATCGGCCCCAACACGCTCGACGCGCACCGCCTCATCCACTGGGCCGTCACCGAAAACCGCGAGAAGCAGGACAAGGTGGTCGACGCGCTCTTCAAGGCCAATTTCGAGGAGGGCCGCAATGTCGGCGACCACGCCGTGCTGCTCGATATTGCCGAAAAAGCCGGCCTCGACCGCTCCGTTATCGCCACCCTGCTTGCCTCCGACGCGGACCGCGATCTCATCATCGGCGAAATCGACGCCGCCCAGAAGATCGGCGTCAACGGCGTGCCCTTCTTCATCTTCGACCAGCAATATGCCGTCAGCGGCGCGCAGACGCCGGATGTGATCGCCGAGGCCTTGCGCGACATTGCCAAGATGAAGGCGGAAGCACGGGCGGGGATGAATTGA